A window of the Podarcis raffonei isolate rPodRaf1 chromosome 4, rPodRaf1.pri, whole genome shotgun sequence genome harbors these coding sequences:
- the WWC3 gene encoding protein WWC3 isoform X4, whose translation MPWLSGGRRRRQQQQPPQQPPPPPPPQQQAPAAMGQGMGQPAAPRGRENSELPLPAGWEEARDYDGRVFYIDHNTRQTSWIDPRDRITKPLTFADCVGDELPLGWETVYDQQIGVYYMDHINQLTQIEDPREQWRREQERMLKEYLIVAQEALNAKKEIYQIKQQRFELAQEEYQQLHKMCEDDSRSYASSFSGFSTNTKYDPCQIKAEIASRRDRLSRLKRELTQMKQELQYKERGVETLQEIDRKMSNAHMNYKLDEAQAIMNELRSIRKAICMGERERQDLMQSLAKLTDGFRNSCCITESLQDLHHNSSPLSDSSLPQHYSDACSQTDIIGEEWATISSMFGFDDKRRADKIKLSWQYEEARKKVFSIQQQLALHDHESWPGMVEADRDHLQLIKEKEALLQELQVISQQQRSPEDMDRLEEEKRRLEDEIQQARATSSHGAAERILLQEKKNCLLMQLEEATRLTSYLCSQLKSLSASTLTISSGSSRGSLASSRGSLASSRGSLSSVSFTDIYGVPQYEKSDSATEYGQLMRYDPVPVDSHSKDVQYIETIGHSSCSKQRRSLDTPLSLASLSSRSSLSSLSPPSSPLDTPFLPPSRDSPLAQRSEGYEEMMGTGALEMLRAQASILGEDKAQETVSSKALEYSTGSEGLREAGLQLTNVPTSGAVTLREDSARRSERRARNEDIEESLYSDAVSNEEPKMQVGFLHDSATECLLVHVLQLKNFTGFAVKEGCKIHVRIYLASLESGTSTTYCSRALEFQTPLVLNEVFQIPVHSNILKLKSLQLYICSVGHHQQEELLGIAQISLADYESSNEMQLHWYPIQIFTGSDCEQTKDRPKCEENASQIFENKATMKMDAVTALLARTTAQLEAVERELAEERVKLEYTEEEILEMEQKEDQLEAVSERSWQAESVDSGCSNCMQTSPHPESYCSESLHSHMLAPQTEQCTSKKVSPPPLKVDKETNTEETALLHKNRTGRRSRGSAFVRSSTIVRSQTFSPGARSQYVCRLYRSDSDSSTLPRKSPFIRNTLERRTLRYKQQSCRSSLADLMERTSLDLELDLQASRTRQRQLNDELSILRELRQRLEDAQLRGQTDLPHWVLRDERFRNLLKEAERQTRQTKFEHRQQQAAEKLLKKASKEVYQLRGQNQKEPIQVQTFREKIAFFTRPRINIPPLPADDV comes from the exons GATTACAAAGCCATTGACATTTGCTGACTGTGTTGGCGATGAACTGCCTTTAGGATGGGAAACTGTTTACGATCAACAGATTGGTGTTTATTACATGGACCATATCAATC AACTCACACAGATTGAGGACCCAAGAGAGCAGTGGAGAAGAGAGCAGGAGCGCATGTTGAAGGAATATTTAATTGTTGCCCAGGAAGCACTTAATGCCAAAAAAGAAATCTACCAAATTAAGCAGCAGCGTTTTGAGCTAGCACAAGAAGAATATCAGCAGCTGCATAAAATGTGTGAGGATGACAGTCGCTCTTATGCCAGCT cattCTCTGGATTTTCAACCAATACCAAATACGACCCATGTCAGATTAAAGCAGAAATAGCAAGTAGGCGTGACAGA CTTTCTAGGTTGAAGCGGGAATTAACGCAGATGAAGCAAGAACTACAGTACAAAGAGAGAGGCGTAGAGACATTACAAGA GATTGACCGTAAGATGTCAAATGCCCATATGAATTACAAATTGGATGAAGCCCAAGCAATAATGAATGAGCTTCGAAGCATCAGGAAGGCTATTTgtatgggtgagagagagaggcaagaCTTGATGCAG agtCTGGCCAAGCTGACAGATGGATTCAGGAATAGCTGTTGTATTACAGAATCTCTGCAGGATCTTCATCATAATTCTAGCCCACTTAGTGACTCCAGTTTACCTCAACACTACTCTGATGCTTGTTCTCAAACTGATATCATTGGAGAG GAATGGGCAACTATCTCCAGCATG tttggatttgatgacAAAAGACGTGCTGACAAAATAAAATTGAGCTGGCAATATGAAGAGGCCAGAAAGAA GGTTTTCAGTATCCAGCAACAGTTGGCTCTGCATGATCATGAGTCTTGGCCAGGGATGGTAGAAGCGGACAGAGACCATCTTCAGCTCATCAAAGAGAAAGAAGCTCTCCTACAAGAACTGCAGGTCATAAGCCAGCAGCAGAGGTCCCCGGAAGACATGGATCgtttagaggaggaaaagaggAGGTTGGAGGATGAAATCCAGCAGGCTCGGGCCACTTCTTCTCATGGTGCAGCCGAAAG GATACTGTTACAAGAAAAGAAGAACTGTCTGCTCATGCAGTTGGAAGAAGCAACTCGTTTAACATCCTATTTATGCTCGCAGTTGAAGAG CTTGTCTGCCAGCACACTAACAATATCATCTGGAAGTAGTCGGGGGTCATTGGCATCCAGCCGTGGATCTTTGGCGTCCAGCAGGGGCTCTCTCAGTTCTGTCAGCTTCACAGACATCTATGGTGTTCCTCAATATGAGAAATCGGACAGTGCTACAGAGTATGGGCAGCTTATGCGATATGACCCAGTTCCTGTTGATTCTCACAGTAAAGATGTACAGTATATTGAAACTATTGGACATTCTAGCTGCAGTAAGCAAAGGAGATCATTGGACACCCCTTTATCTTTAGCATCTCTGTCCTCACGGTCTTCTCTGTCCTCACTGTCGCCACCAAGTTCCCCCCTGGATACCCCCTTCCTACCTCCTTCTCGGGATTCTCCATTGGCCCAGCGGTCAGAAGGATATGAGGAAATGATGGGAACAGGTGCCTTAGAAATGCTCAGAGCTCAGGCCTCTATTTTGGGTGAAGACAAAGCACAAGAAACTGTTTCATCCAAGGCTCTTGAATATTCTACAGGCAGTGAAGGACTTCGAGAAGCAGGACTGCAGCTGACAAATGTTCCAACCTCTGGAG CTGTGACCCTACGTGAAGATAGTGCTAGAAGGTCAGAGAGGAGAGCCAG GAATGAGGATATTGAAGAATCACTTTACAGTGATGCTGTCAGCAATGAAGAGCCCAAAATGCAAGTTGGATTTCT GCATGACAGTGCGACTGAGTGTCTTCTGGTCCATGTGTTGCAGCTCAAGAACTTCACAGGCTTTGCTGTGAAAGAAGGCTGTAAAAT ACATGTGAGGATATACTTAGCATCTCTTGAGTCGGGCACATCAACCACTTACTGCTCCAGAGCTTTGGAATTCCAAACTCCCTTAGTGTTGAATGAAGTCTTCCAGATTCCTGTACATTCAAATATTTTGAAGCTGAAATCACTACAGCTTTATATCTGTTCAGTTGGCCATCACCAGCAAGAAGAATTGTTG GGCATTGCTCAGATTAGCCTAGCTGACTATGAGAGCTCCAATGAGATGCAACTTCACTGGTACCCCATCCAGATATTCACTGGTTCAGACTGTGAGCAGACAAAAGACAGACCAAAATGTGAAGAAAATGCTTCTCAGATTTTCGAAAACAAAGCTACAATGAAAATG GATGCTGTGACTGCCCTTTTAGCTAGGACCACAGCTCAACTGGAAGCTGTGGAGAGAGAATTAGCAGAGGAGAGAGTAAAACTGGAGTACACAGAAGAGGAAATTCTAGAGATGGAGCAAAAGGAAGACCAGCTAGAAGCTGTGTCAGAGAG AAGTTGGCAAGCAGAATCAGTTGACAGTGGATGTAGTAATTGTATGCAGACTAGTCCTCACCCAGAGTCTTACTGCAGTGAATCATTACACAGTCATATGCTTGCACCTCAAACAGAGCAGTGTACTTCTAAAAAAGTCTCGCCTCCACCTCTAAAG GTAGATAAGGAGACCAACACAGAAGAAACAGCTTTGCTTCATAAAAACAGAACTGGCCGTCGATCCCGTGGGTCTGCTTTTGTTCGTAGTAGTACCATCGTTCGCTCACAGACATTCTCACCTGGTGCACGAAGTCAATATGTTTGCCGA CTATATCGTAGTGACAGTGACAGTTCTACTCTGCCAAGAAAGTCTCCATTTATCCGAAATACTTTGGAAAGACGTACGCTGCGTTATAAGCAG CAATCCTGTAGATCATCTTTGGCTGACCTTATGGAGAGGACGTCACTAGACCTGGAGCTGGATCTCCAGGCATCCAGAACAAGGCAGAGGCAGTTGAACGACGAATTATCTATCTTGAGAGAGTTGCGGCAGCGCCTGGAGGATGCCCAGCTTAGAGGTCAGACTGATCTGCCTCATTGGGTGCTTCGGGATGAACGATTTCGAAACTTGCTGAAGGAAGCGGAGAGGCAG ACAAGGCAGACCAAATTTGAACATCGTCAACAACAAGCAGCAGAAAAATTGCTTAAAAAGGCATCCAAAGAAGTTTACCAACTACGTGGTCAAAACCAGAAGGAGCCTATTCAGGTTCAGACCTTCCG GGAGAAAATAGCATTCTTCACAAGGCCAAGGATCAACATACCTCCTCTGCCGGCTGATGATGTTTAA
- the WWC3 gene encoding protein WWC3 isoform X1: MPWLSGGRRRRQQQQPPQQPPPPPPPQQQAPAAMGQGMGQPAAPRGRENSELPLPAGWEEARDYDGRVFYIDHNTRQTSWIDPRDRITKPLTFADCVGDELPLGWETVYDQQIGVYYMDHINQLTQIEDPREQWRREQERMLKEYLIVAQEALNAKKEIYQIKQQRFELAQEEYQQLHKMCEDDSRSYASSFSGFSTNTKYDPCQIKAEIASRRDRLSRLKRELTQMKQELQYKERGVETLQEIDRKMSNAHMNYKLDEAQAIMNELRSIRKAICMGERERQDLMQSLAKLTDGFRNSCCITESLQDLHHNSSPLSDSSLPQHYSDACSQTDIIGEEWATISSMFGFDDKRRADKIKLSWQYEEARKKVFSIQQQLALHDHESWPGMVEADRDHLQLIKEKEALLQELQVISQQQRSPEDMDRLEEEKRRLEDEIQQARATSSHGAAERILLQEKKNCLLMQLEEATRLTSYLCSQLKSLSASTLTISSGSSRGSLASSRGSLASSRGSLSSVSFTDIYGVPQYEKSDSATEYGQLMRYDPVPVDSHSKDVQYIETIGHSSCSKQRRSLDTPLSLASLSSRSSLSSLSPPSSPLDTPFLPPSRDSPLAQRSEGYEEMMGTGALEMLRAQASILGEDKAQETVSSKALEYSTGSEGLREAGLQLTNVPTSGAVTLREDSARRSERRARRVSACLSNYSLASDSGVFEALSKRNEDIEESLYSDAVSNEEPKMQVGFLHDSATECLLVHVLQLKNFTGFAVKEGCKIHVRIYLASLESGTSTTYCSRALEFQTPLVLNEVFQIPVHSNILKLKSLQLYICSVGHHQQEELLGIAQISLADYESSNEMQLHWYPIQIFTGSDCEQTKDRPKCEENASQIFENKATMKMDAVTALLARTTAQLEAVERELAEERVKLEYTEEEILEMEQKEDQLEAVSERSWQAESVDSGCSNCMQTSPHPESYCSESLHSHMLAPQTEQCTSKKVSPPPLKVDKETNTEETALLHKNRTGRRSRGSAFVRSSTIVRSQTFSPGARSQYVCRLYRSDSDSSTLPRKSPFIRNTLERRTLRYKQQSCRSSLADLMERTSLDLELDLQASRTRQRQLNDELSILRELRQRLEDAQLRGQTDLPHWVLRDERFRNLLKEAERQTRQTKFEHRQQQAAEKLLKKASKEVYQLRGQNQKEPIQVQTFREKIAFFTRPRINIPPLPADDV; the protein is encoded by the exons GATTACAAAGCCATTGACATTTGCTGACTGTGTTGGCGATGAACTGCCTTTAGGATGGGAAACTGTTTACGATCAACAGATTGGTGTTTATTACATGGACCATATCAATC AACTCACACAGATTGAGGACCCAAGAGAGCAGTGGAGAAGAGAGCAGGAGCGCATGTTGAAGGAATATTTAATTGTTGCCCAGGAAGCACTTAATGCCAAAAAAGAAATCTACCAAATTAAGCAGCAGCGTTTTGAGCTAGCACAAGAAGAATATCAGCAGCTGCATAAAATGTGTGAGGATGACAGTCGCTCTTATGCCAGCT cattCTCTGGATTTTCAACCAATACCAAATACGACCCATGTCAGATTAAAGCAGAAATAGCAAGTAGGCGTGACAGA CTTTCTAGGTTGAAGCGGGAATTAACGCAGATGAAGCAAGAACTACAGTACAAAGAGAGAGGCGTAGAGACATTACAAGA GATTGACCGTAAGATGTCAAATGCCCATATGAATTACAAATTGGATGAAGCCCAAGCAATAATGAATGAGCTTCGAAGCATCAGGAAGGCTATTTgtatgggtgagagagagaggcaagaCTTGATGCAG agtCTGGCCAAGCTGACAGATGGATTCAGGAATAGCTGTTGTATTACAGAATCTCTGCAGGATCTTCATCATAATTCTAGCCCACTTAGTGACTCCAGTTTACCTCAACACTACTCTGATGCTTGTTCTCAAACTGATATCATTGGAGAG GAATGGGCAACTATCTCCAGCATG tttggatttgatgacAAAAGACGTGCTGACAAAATAAAATTGAGCTGGCAATATGAAGAGGCCAGAAAGAA GGTTTTCAGTATCCAGCAACAGTTGGCTCTGCATGATCATGAGTCTTGGCCAGGGATGGTAGAAGCGGACAGAGACCATCTTCAGCTCATCAAAGAGAAAGAAGCTCTCCTACAAGAACTGCAGGTCATAAGCCAGCAGCAGAGGTCCCCGGAAGACATGGATCgtttagaggaggaaaagaggAGGTTGGAGGATGAAATCCAGCAGGCTCGGGCCACTTCTTCTCATGGTGCAGCCGAAAG GATACTGTTACAAGAAAAGAAGAACTGTCTGCTCATGCAGTTGGAAGAAGCAACTCGTTTAACATCCTATTTATGCTCGCAGTTGAAGAG CTTGTCTGCCAGCACACTAACAATATCATCTGGAAGTAGTCGGGGGTCATTGGCATCCAGCCGTGGATCTTTGGCGTCCAGCAGGGGCTCTCTCAGTTCTGTCAGCTTCACAGACATCTATGGTGTTCCTCAATATGAGAAATCGGACAGTGCTACAGAGTATGGGCAGCTTATGCGATATGACCCAGTTCCTGTTGATTCTCACAGTAAAGATGTACAGTATATTGAAACTATTGGACATTCTAGCTGCAGTAAGCAAAGGAGATCATTGGACACCCCTTTATCTTTAGCATCTCTGTCCTCACGGTCTTCTCTGTCCTCACTGTCGCCACCAAGTTCCCCCCTGGATACCCCCTTCCTACCTCCTTCTCGGGATTCTCCATTGGCCCAGCGGTCAGAAGGATATGAGGAAATGATGGGAACAGGTGCCTTAGAAATGCTCAGAGCTCAGGCCTCTATTTTGGGTGAAGACAAAGCACAAGAAACTGTTTCATCCAAGGCTCTTGAATATTCTACAGGCAGTGAAGGACTTCGAGAAGCAGGACTGCAGCTGACAAATGTTCCAACCTCTGGAG CTGTGACCCTACGTGAAGATAGTGCTAGAAGGTCAGAGAGGAGAGCCAGGCGAGTCTCAGCATGTCTGTCCAATTATTCACTGGCTAGTGACAGTGGCGTGTTTGAAGCTTTAAGCAAAAG GAATGAGGATATTGAAGAATCACTTTACAGTGATGCTGTCAGCAATGAAGAGCCCAAAATGCAAGTTGGATTTCT GCATGACAGTGCGACTGAGTGTCTTCTGGTCCATGTGTTGCAGCTCAAGAACTTCACAGGCTTTGCTGTGAAAGAAGGCTGTAAAAT ACATGTGAGGATATACTTAGCATCTCTTGAGTCGGGCACATCAACCACTTACTGCTCCAGAGCTTTGGAATTCCAAACTCCCTTAGTGTTGAATGAAGTCTTCCAGATTCCTGTACATTCAAATATTTTGAAGCTGAAATCACTACAGCTTTATATCTGTTCAGTTGGCCATCACCAGCAAGAAGAATTGTTG GGCATTGCTCAGATTAGCCTAGCTGACTATGAGAGCTCCAATGAGATGCAACTTCACTGGTACCCCATCCAGATATTCACTGGTTCAGACTGTGAGCAGACAAAAGACAGACCAAAATGTGAAGAAAATGCTTCTCAGATTTTCGAAAACAAAGCTACAATGAAAATG GATGCTGTGACTGCCCTTTTAGCTAGGACCACAGCTCAACTGGAAGCTGTGGAGAGAGAATTAGCAGAGGAGAGAGTAAAACTGGAGTACACAGAAGAGGAAATTCTAGAGATGGAGCAAAAGGAAGACCAGCTAGAAGCTGTGTCAGAGAG AAGTTGGCAAGCAGAATCAGTTGACAGTGGATGTAGTAATTGTATGCAGACTAGTCCTCACCCAGAGTCTTACTGCAGTGAATCATTACACAGTCATATGCTTGCACCTCAAACAGAGCAGTGTACTTCTAAAAAAGTCTCGCCTCCACCTCTAAAG GTAGATAAGGAGACCAACACAGAAGAAACAGCTTTGCTTCATAAAAACAGAACTGGCCGTCGATCCCGTGGGTCTGCTTTTGTTCGTAGTAGTACCATCGTTCGCTCACAGACATTCTCACCTGGTGCACGAAGTCAATATGTTTGCCGA CTATATCGTAGTGACAGTGACAGTTCTACTCTGCCAAGAAAGTCTCCATTTATCCGAAATACTTTGGAAAGACGTACGCTGCGTTATAAGCAG CAATCCTGTAGATCATCTTTGGCTGACCTTATGGAGAGGACGTCACTAGACCTGGAGCTGGATCTCCAGGCATCCAGAACAAGGCAGAGGCAGTTGAACGACGAATTATCTATCTTGAGAGAGTTGCGGCAGCGCCTGGAGGATGCCCAGCTTAGAGGTCAGACTGATCTGCCTCATTGGGTGCTTCGGGATGAACGATTTCGAAACTTGCTGAAGGAAGCGGAGAGGCAG ACAAGGCAGACCAAATTTGAACATCGTCAACAACAAGCAGCAGAAAAATTGCTTAAAAAGGCATCCAAAGAAGTTTACCAACTACGTGGTCAAAACCAGAAGGAGCCTATTCAGGTTCAGACCTTCCG GGAGAAAATAGCATTCTTCACAAGGCCAAGGATCAACATACCTCCTCTGCCGGCTGATGATGTTTAA
- the WWC3 gene encoding protein WWC3 isoform X2 produces MPWLSGGRRRRQQQQPPQQPPPPPPPQQQAPAAMGQGMGQPAAPRGRENSELPLPAGWEEARDYDGRVFYIDHNTRQTSWIDPRDRITKPLTFADCVGDELPLGWETVYDQQIGVYYMDHINQLTQIEDPREQWRREQERMLKEYLIVAQEALNAKKEIYQIKQQRFELAQEEYQQLHKMCEDDSRSYASSFSGFSTNTKYDPCQIKAEIASRRDRLSRLKRELTQMKQELQYKERGVETLQEIDRKMSNAHMNYKLDEAQAIMNELRSIRKAICMGERERQDLMQSLAKLTDGFRNSCCITESLQDLHHNSSPLSDSSLPQHYSDACSQTDIIGEEWATISSMFGFDDKRRADKIKLSWQYEEARKKVFSIQQQLALHDHESWPGMVEADRDHLQLIKEKEALLQELQVISQQQRSPEDMDRLEEEKRRLEDEIQQARATSSHGAAERILLQEKKNCLLMQLEEATRLTSYLCSQLKSLSASTLTISSGSSRGSLASSRGSLASSRGSLSSVSFTDIYGVPQYEKSDSATEYGQLMRYDPVPVDSHSKDVQYIETIGHSSCSKQRRSLDTPLSLASLSSRSSLSSLSPPSSPLDTPFLPPSRDSPLAQRSEGYEEMMGTGALEMLRAQASILGEDKAQETVSSKALEYSTGSEGLREAGLQLTNVPTSGAVTLREDSARRSERRARRVSACLSNYSLASDSGVFEALSKRNEDIEESLYSDAVSNEEPKMQVGFLHDSATECLLVHVLQLKNFTGFAVKEGCKIHVRIYLASLESGTSTTYCSRALEFQTPLVLNEVFQIPVHSNILKLKSLQLYICSVGHHQQEELLGIAQISLADYESSNEMQLHWYPIQIFTGSDCEQTKDRPKCEENASQIFENKATMKMDAVTALLARTTAQLEAVERELAEERVKLEYTEEEILEMEQKEDQLEAVSERSWQAESVDSGCSNCMQTSPHPESYCSESLHSHMLAPQTEQCTSKKVSPPPLKANKETNTEETALLHKNRTGRRSRGSAFVRSSTIVRSQTFSPGARSQYVCRLYRSDSDSSTLPRKSPFIRNTLERRTLRYKQQSCRSSLADLMERTSLDLELDLQASRTRQRQLNDELSILRELRQRLEDAQLRGQTDLPHWVLRDERFRNLLKEAERQTRQTKFEHRQQQAAEKLLKKASKEVYQLRGQNQKEPIQVQTFREKIAFFTRPRINIPPLPADDV; encoded by the exons GATTACAAAGCCATTGACATTTGCTGACTGTGTTGGCGATGAACTGCCTTTAGGATGGGAAACTGTTTACGATCAACAGATTGGTGTTTATTACATGGACCATATCAATC AACTCACACAGATTGAGGACCCAAGAGAGCAGTGGAGAAGAGAGCAGGAGCGCATGTTGAAGGAATATTTAATTGTTGCCCAGGAAGCACTTAATGCCAAAAAAGAAATCTACCAAATTAAGCAGCAGCGTTTTGAGCTAGCACAAGAAGAATATCAGCAGCTGCATAAAATGTGTGAGGATGACAGTCGCTCTTATGCCAGCT cattCTCTGGATTTTCAACCAATACCAAATACGACCCATGTCAGATTAAAGCAGAAATAGCAAGTAGGCGTGACAGA CTTTCTAGGTTGAAGCGGGAATTAACGCAGATGAAGCAAGAACTACAGTACAAAGAGAGAGGCGTAGAGACATTACAAGA GATTGACCGTAAGATGTCAAATGCCCATATGAATTACAAATTGGATGAAGCCCAAGCAATAATGAATGAGCTTCGAAGCATCAGGAAGGCTATTTgtatgggtgagagagagaggcaagaCTTGATGCAG agtCTGGCCAAGCTGACAGATGGATTCAGGAATAGCTGTTGTATTACAGAATCTCTGCAGGATCTTCATCATAATTCTAGCCCACTTAGTGACTCCAGTTTACCTCAACACTACTCTGATGCTTGTTCTCAAACTGATATCATTGGAGAG GAATGGGCAACTATCTCCAGCATG tttggatttgatgacAAAAGACGTGCTGACAAAATAAAATTGAGCTGGCAATATGAAGAGGCCAGAAAGAA GGTTTTCAGTATCCAGCAACAGTTGGCTCTGCATGATCATGAGTCTTGGCCAGGGATGGTAGAAGCGGACAGAGACCATCTTCAGCTCATCAAAGAGAAAGAAGCTCTCCTACAAGAACTGCAGGTCATAAGCCAGCAGCAGAGGTCCCCGGAAGACATGGATCgtttagaggaggaaaagaggAGGTTGGAGGATGAAATCCAGCAGGCTCGGGCCACTTCTTCTCATGGTGCAGCCGAAAG GATACTGTTACAAGAAAAGAAGAACTGTCTGCTCATGCAGTTGGAAGAAGCAACTCGTTTAACATCCTATTTATGCTCGCAGTTGAAGAG CTTGTCTGCCAGCACACTAACAATATCATCTGGAAGTAGTCGGGGGTCATTGGCATCCAGCCGTGGATCTTTGGCGTCCAGCAGGGGCTCTCTCAGTTCTGTCAGCTTCACAGACATCTATGGTGTTCCTCAATATGAGAAATCGGACAGTGCTACAGAGTATGGGCAGCTTATGCGATATGACCCAGTTCCTGTTGATTCTCACAGTAAAGATGTACAGTATATTGAAACTATTGGACATTCTAGCTGCAGTAAGCAAAGGAGATCATTGGACACCCCTTTATCTTTAGCATCTCTGTCCTCACGGTCTTCTCTGTCCTCACTGTCGCCACCAAGTTCCCCCCTGGATACCCCCTTCCTACCTCCTTCTCGGGATTCTCCATTGGCCCAGCGGTCAGAAGGATATGAGGAAATGATGGGAACAGGTGCCTTAGAAATGCTCAGAGCTCAGGCCTCTATTTTGGGTGAAGACAAAGCACAAGAAACTGTTTCATCCAAGGCTCTTGAATATTCTACAGGCAGTGAAGGACTTCGAGAAGCAGGACTGCAGCTGACAAATGTTCCAACCTCTGGAG CTGTGACCCTACGTGAAGATAGTGCTAGAAGGTCAGAGAGGAGAGCCAGGCGAGTCTCAGCATGTCTGTCCAATTATTCACTGGCTAGTGACAGTGGCGTGTTTGAAGCTTTAAGCAAAAG GAATGAGGATATTGAAGAATCACTTTACAGTGATGCTGTCAGCAATGAAGAGCCCAAAATGCAAGTTGGATTTCT GCATGACAGTGCGACTGAGTGTCTTCTGGTCCATGTGTTGCAGCTCAAGAACTTCACAGGCTTTGCTGTGAAAGAAGGCTGTAAAAT ACATGTGAGGATATACTTAGCATCTCTTGAGTCGGGCACATCAACCACTTACTGCTCCAGAGCTTTGGAATTCCAAACTCCCTTAGTGTTGAATGAAGTCTTCCAGATTCCTGTACATTCAAATATTTTGAAGCTGAAATCACTACAGCTTTATATCTGTTCAGTTGGCCATCACCAGCAAGAAGAATTGTTG GGCATTGCTCAGATTAGCCTAGCTGACTATGAGAGCTCCAATGAGATGCAACTTCACTGGTACCCCATCCAGATATTCACTGGTTCAGACTGTGAGCAGACAAAAGACAGACCAAAATGTGAAGAAAATGCTTCTCAGATTTTCGAAAACAAAGCTACAATGAAAATG GATGCTGTGACTGCCCTTTTAGCTAGGACCACAGCTCAACTGGAAGCTGTGGAGAGAGAATTAGCAGAGGAGAGAGTAAAACTGGAGTACACAGAAGAGGAAATTCTAGAGATGGAGCAAAAGGAAGACCAGCTAGAAGCTGTGTCAGAGAG AAGTTGGCAAGCAGAATCAGTTGACAGTGGATGTAGTAATTGTATGCAGACTAGTCCTCACCCAGAGTCTTACTGCAGTGAATCATTACACAGTCATATGCTTGCACCTCAAACAGAGCAGTGTACTTCTAAAAAAGTCTCGCCTCCACCTCTAAAGGCAA ATAAGGAGACCAACACAGAAGAAACAGCTTTGCTTCATAAAAACAGAACTGGCCGTCGATCCCGTGGGTCTGCTTTTGTTCGTAGTAGTACCATCGTTCGCTCACAGACATTCTCACCTGGTGCACGAAGTCAATATGTTTGCCGA CTATATCGTAGTGACAGTGACAGTTCTACTCTGCCAAGAAAGTCTCCATTTATCCGAAATACTTTGGAAAGACGTACGCTGCGTTATAAGCAG CAATCCTGTAGATCATCTTTGGCTGACCTTATGGAGAGGACGTCACTAGACCTGGAGCTGGATCTCCAGGCATCCAGAACAAGGCAGAGGCAGTTGAACGACGAATTATCTATCTTGAGAGAGTTGCGGCAGCGCCTGGAGGATGCCCAGCTTAGAGGTCAGACTGATCTGCCTCATTGGGTGCTTCGGGATGAACGATTTCGAAACTTGCTGAAGGAAGCGGAGAGGCAG ACAAGGCAGACCAAATTTGAACATCGTCAACAACAAGCAGCAGAAAAATTGCTTAAAAAGGCATCCAAAGAAGTTTACCAACTACGTGGTCAAAACCAGAAGGAGCCTATTCAGGTTCAGACCTTCCG GGAGAAAATAGCATTCTTCACAAGGCCAAGGATCAACATACCTCCTCTGCCGGCTGATGATGTTTAA